The Prinia subflava isolate CZ2003 ecotype Zambia chromosome 6, Cam_Psub_1.2, whole genome shotgun sequence genome contains the following window.
GTAGGCTTGGCTTCACACAGTTTCCTCTTTGTCAgtcagtctgtctgtctgccagcttcccctctgctctgctggctcttTCAGAGCAACTGGAAacagtttctgcagtatgggAGGAGAAAACCTGCAGACACTCGAGACAGCACTAGTGCCTCACACCACTTTGAACTCCATGATTTTTCTAGATGGTCAGCCAGAGCTATGGGTGATGCATCTAACTCCTTCTTCCCTAAAGATTTGACACAAAATCCATTGAAgtcttttttcagaaaatatttcttctgagGAAGGTAACTCAGCAGTTtgaggggggagggaagggagattACAGCGGTATTCCAGTTCTTGAGAGACATGAGCATCTGATGAGATAAATCTGTACTTCTAAACAGTTTTTTCTGACACACATATCATGGGTCACGTCAGAGCCATTACAGACTTCGTAGGTGGTGACTCACTGCAAATGCCATTTTGTTTCATTCAGCACATTTTCCTAATGTTCATTTTAAGTGTTCATTTCAACTGGTATGGTGTTGATTTGACAGATTCTGTGCTATTACTCTTCCCCTTGGTTTCATCTAAAACAATTAACTTACTTTAAAAAGTAAGAGCTGTGTATTCATGTAAATAACTGCCCTGGGGACTTCAGTCATCACCTGGGGTTGTCTGGAGAATTACCCTTGTTCCTATTCCCACTGTGTTTACCTGTCTTATGCAAACATTGTAAAAGTGGTGGCAAATCATTGTTACTAAAGGTGGCTCAGGTGAATGGCCAGCATGGGTGAAAGCTCAGATAAAAGAGTGTAAAGCACATGCTGAAATGCCACAGCTCTGTTACAAATGCTTCAAAGCCCCTGACAAGAACAGTTCCAGCAAGCTGTGTACCAAAACGCCACAAAAAGCCCTTGTGACTTGAAAATATAGTCCTTGACActtgagccttttttttttggttgttgttccATAATTTTGTTGCAATGAATCTCTCTATCTCAGGTGTGACCCTCCTAGGATTGCCCGAGGCTGAAAGTTCAGCTTGGGGTGGGGAAAAATGGGAGCCTGGTCTCTGGCAGGGAAGCCTGTGAAAGGCTGAACTTTAGCATCAGGTCTtctgtgtgcagcagcctgcagctgagAGGCCAGGCTGCCTGCTtgctcttcctcctcagggAGAATATCCAGAACaggcctgtgtgtgctgcttcTGAGGGGGAGGAAGGTGCATTCAGATAGGATGATGGAGCTTGGGATCTTCAGAGcaagcagggaggaggaagcaTGAGTCCattccagagctctgctgttccACTCTACTCATAACAGTGTAGGTGAAGGAATCTTTTAGCAACTAAAGGGATTTAACAAGTCAGTATCTCTTTCTGAGTATGATCTTGAAGTAAGATGCCCTCTTGAAAGCAGGGTTGATGGTATAGCTATGGGGCCATCCTGAAGCACTTCCATGGAAACAAGATTGTTGGATTTAACAGAGTTCGATTTGGTTACTGCATTTTGTGCAGTAAGTGTAAGTGTTCAAAACGGGATGTATGAGTTTGTATGGCAGTGGAGATCATGCAGGGAGCCCCTGTTTGAAGATGCAGCTGATTTCCATAGAATTAAATATAAAGGGCTTTTTACCAATTATTTGGGCTTCAAAAATGTAGAAGATAAACCTGTTAGCTGCAAGGATGTTTTTCAGCTGAgtagaaatttatttattaagatGTATTAATCTCTggattttgtgtgtttgtgttttgcagGTTTCTTAGCAAGAGCAGACAGAGCTCAGCCTTCCAACATGCCTGTGCCtccccctccagctcctcctccaccaccaaCACTGGCCTTGGTAAGTTTTACAGGAGGTAAATATATGCAttgttctctgctgctgcttgtcaCTTGGAATAGGATGTCCAAAGATACTGAGGTGCAGATGAGGGTATCCGTGGTATTTGGGGAAAGCTCTCCAACATGTTGTTTATGGTTGACCATTGATCCTGCAAGAAGGTCCATCACTTCCACTGCCTTCCAGTTCCCATGTGGATGTCACTACCCACTCTAACTCTCCATGATTTTATTCCTCCCACACTGGTGGCTGATCTGGTGGAGAGACAACAGCTTGTCTAAGGGGATTTGAAGTCTTGCTGTCCCCTTGCCTTTCTCCAAGTGTGTTGTCCCACCTTCTCCCTTGTTCTACCTCAGTACTTCTGTGACTtgagctggaaaaataaatcctatTGTTGAAATTTGGTAAGGATAGCTCTTAGCTGGCATAGCTCCATCAGCCAGCCTGTGGTATCAGAGCACAGGATCCACTGCTGGCACAACACAGTGGGTGAACCTAGATCAGACCTGAGTTAAACTGGAATAGAGCTTGTGCTGTGCTTGCCCTCCCAACAGTCAGTCACCTCACTGACAAAAAGGAGGAGGCTTCTTGAAATGCCATTTTGAAATacctaaatattttcagagcaaAACCCTAGCTGATTACACAGAATGGGCTGTCTCTCAAGAGTCTTTCCCCCATTTTCTACCACAAGTGAGATACAGACTCTGCTTGGTCCCTCCATGACAACTCTCCCTACCATTCAGGAAATCTCCATAATACTGAGCTGATAAGTTAGAAAATTTTTCAGGAACCATTTCCTAGAAGAAAGAGCCATATATATGTGCATGTATGTGTGCATGTAAGTGTATTGTTTGaagtttttttgttctttcttgaAAAAATGTGTCACCAAAACTTAAAGTGAAAAGAGAGGACCATTGAGACAAACCTTGTACGTCCAAAGGTTTTATTTGGTCTATATGAAGAAGTCAATATTATTGAAGTGGTGATTGCcatttttaagtatttctaTCTAGGCTAAAATAGTAGACAAAGGTCCATTTTTGCTCTGATTTATCTAGAAATTGTATTTCACCACAACTTTCAAGAATGTCCGCCTTCTTGTATAATCAGGTTATATGTGTAGTCTGTTCTTGTTCAGTCTCCAAAATAGCAATTTGCCACAGACATGCCTTAGCTGTAAAAAATCAGAGATTCTAAATCATGAGTTCCAAAAAGGAGACTTCACGTAGAAGTGTTCTGTTTCTAATGAATAATGTGGGTTAGAAAGCAGTAGTGTTGGGGACTTTGAGTCAGTAACAAGGCCAGCTACCTGTAATATTATTCACAAAACTAGACGTGGCACGCTACCTACCCACTCCAATGCTGTTAAAACAGACACTGAAGTCTCAAGTAGCTACCATAATTGAGCAGAACTTCATATCTAGAAGTTTGGGTTTATTTTACCtcctcatttttaatttttgttctgcaGGCAAATACTGAAAAGCCAACCCTAAGCAGGTCAGAACAAGCAGGGCGAAATGCTCTATTATCTGATattaccaaaggaaaaaagctcaAGAAGACTGTTACTAATGACAGAAGTGCTCCAATTCTAGACAGTAAGTATGATTCTACATGTTGGAATTTCTGTAGGCATGAATGGTTCTACAGATATGAAAGCAGAGAATTATTTCATATATCATCAGAATTGCCATAAGAGTagataaaagaaaatgccaGAAATTGGcatgcacaaaaataaattctattcATCATGAATGAACAGTCAGCTGAGAAATCAAGTACTGCTTATGAAATGTGAATGCCAATTTGTTTGCTGATTCTCATAAAGGGGTCTATTTTCCTGTGTGCTTACATCAGAAAAGTATGCAAGCCCTACCAGGAGTTCTCCTGAGGCCCCGAAGCAGCAGatcaggcaaacaaaacccccataAGGACTGAGGAGAGGACAGAGAGTAAAGTGGCATTTCAGACTCTACTTTTGCATAAACAATATAAGAATAAATGCATGCCTGGCATGACACCATTGGCTCCAGTACCACTTAGAGCAAAACCAGAGCCAGAAGCCACAGCTGTAcctgtgtgtcactgctgcagcagttttgcCACTCCTGGAGTGACTCAGGGGTGTTGTCCTTTTGGCTGAGCCTTGCTGCTCCGCCAGCCCAGCAGTACTGCACAAGGCAGTGACTCTATGTACCTGAATGGCAATAAggtctctctccagctgtgctgctgtctcaCAGCAATCTTGGTAGGTGCCAAGAGGGGGCTGGAGAAGCCCATGTAGCAAAAGTATTGGGAAGGCAGGACAGaagcaggagaagagggaggaaCACAGGCCTGTGCTGACAGAATAGCATTCATTGCCTAAGGAGAAAAGACACTTCTACAGACTGATTAGCAAATTGATACACCTCAGTCTAGGTTTGGCCATGCAATTAAAGACTGGACTGTGATAGAAACGTGATGGTGAAAGAAGGAAATGCCCAGAGAAGTATGaccaaataaaaaacaattttaaaaaaaattagatacAGTCCTGCAATCAGCCAGCTacagtttttaaatattatcCCTTCATGTGAAGTTACATATTCTAGCTATAGTAATGAGCTGGAGGGGATAAAAGGAAGAGGTAAACagtatgataaaaaatatgCAGCCTATTATCTTATTTACATGAATTAACAAATCATGATGAAAGACTAAACCATGGTAGCAGCATTTCTCCAGAGGTTCACACCCTATCTGAGTCAGAGCTGAACTGAGCTGACATGCTTAAGAAAGAGAAAGGTAATGTGAAACATTCCCCCATGGATatacttcttccttttttttcttagggAAATTTTACAAGTGCTTTTCATCCACAAGTTGTAATTACATTGAAGTCAGTGAAACTTCTACCCACCCAAGGTTGTGGAAATCAAGATTTCAAGAAATTAAGCAATTGCTCTTAGCCTATGTGGTCCAGTATCTGAGAGCTGATCTCCACAGATATCCCAGTCTGTACATCTGCTGATTTTGCAGTGATGCTCTGAATAAGGCTCTTCTCTGTATTGTAGTTGTGGAAACACTTTCATTTTACTTTGGGCAACTCAGTTGTCACTGCAGCAATACTGACATTAcagagaaataggaaagaaaaggagggcTGATAAAATGATTCCTGCCTATTGGAAGCATTAACAGCTAATGATCCTGTCTCTGCACTTCTGAACCTTCAGAAATGACATCTCCTTTACTACTAGGCTTTCTTTAAATAAGTAGGTATGTTGCAATATCATCAATAATTCTGAGAGAATTCTGTGCATTCCCAGCAGTGATCCCCAGAGATCATACCTTCAAGGGGAAGGACCTTCTGCCTTCCTCCTTAGTTCCCTTTTTCCCATGAGATTGCCCTGTCTGCTTATGGAGAAGTGGAGGGGAAGGATAAGAGAGCAAAAGTACAAAGAAACAGGAAGAAGCACCTAAGGTGCTAACAGACTACATTATATTCTCAGAAGTCCCATCCATGCTCAGTTCCAAATTCTCTGCAGCAgtttgctctgctctccagTCCAGAGCAGACTGAAGTGATGGCTCAATAAAACACAGAGGCTGTGTTATGGttactgcagcagctcctccacgGTGCAGTGGTGGTGGGGATGATGGTAGCTGTGATGATCCAAACCTTGTGTGTTTTGAAAGTTCCTCCACTTTTCCCCAGCTACAAGCATCACTCTAATGGAAGAGGTGACTTTGCAGGATCAGCCTTGCTTCACTAATATGGGGGATCTTTTTTCCCAACAGAACCCAAAGGATCTGGTGGAGGTGGCAGCGGTGGCTTtggaggaggtggcagtggcagcGGCGGGGGTTTTGGTGGCGGCAGTGGTGGTGGCTATGGTGGCGGGGGACCACCTAGTCTTGGAGGCCTCTTTCAAGCAGGAATGCCAAAGCTCAGATGTACTGGAAATCGAGATGCTGGTAAGAAAGACCTTGAATTTCCAGTGTGAAAAAATGATGTTGCTTAAAACCTTCATAGTACTGCAAAAAATTACCTGCTGGGATTGAGAAAGCCATCCAATATCATAGGCTCTTAGGGAATGTAATTTTCCGTTTGAATCTtgttttattcttaaaattaGGTTTTATGAGGGAGAAGCCAGACTCCCTTTCCACCCATCCTCTTCGTATTGATGAAAACTAAAGACCTTGCCAGTGTTGAATGGCTACCTGCGAAGTACAGTCAGGCAGATTGTGTCCTGCCTTAGCTGTTAGGTGTGCAGGACCAGAGGGGAACAGTAGGATCCAAGCTAATTCTTGTGCACCAGGAAAAAGGATCTACTTTCCAAATGGAAAAGCTGACTTGTGTCAGCTCCACAACAGCATGATTTGCTGCTTAGGGGAGTGCATGAGGCATCCCAGCTGGCTGGTACACACGCTGCAGATGGAGGCTTGTCTGGAGTGCTTCTGGCTGACAAAACAGCTGCCCCAAGCCTCACACCCCTTTAAATGAAGGACATCTGGGGCCACTGAGTTTTTTAAGTGTAAGGACATAGGATTTTGTACTTCCTGAAGAGGTACTAGGCAATGGGGGTTGTAGAGTGTTACAAATATTGCCTGTTTTATAGCCTAACATAATTTTTCAGCAAATGTGTACAAAACAGTCTCTCAGAGCTGGTATTTTCTATTGTGTCAAAGTCTATTTTTGGGAACTTGTATTAATACAAAAGTTCCTGGCATCGCAGAACAGTACTTGTGAAGTGCAGGCCTGGCTGCCTTCTTCCTGATATGCACATATCCTTAGATCACAGCTACTAGAAATGGCCAAAAAGAGCCTTTCGTTTAACTTTTGTtgttaaatgtaatttaaaagcTAAGATTTCTTTAGTCTCAGGTTAATGGTATTCAGTACTTGTTCCTCACCATTTCTTCCCTGCCTGTTTTCTTGCTCGCTGTATGATGGCTGCATCACTTGTGTTACTTTGCGGCCGAACTTAACTCGAGCCTCATAAGCAGGATGGCCGCTGGTACTCCGGAGTGGTTTCCCGATGGTACCGGGGTTGGGCTGAGCCCAAGGCAGGGGTGCTCCGTGCCGGGCTGCGCCCTGGCCGCTCGCAGAGCCTCGGGACCGTGGGGAACCCCGGTGCGGCGGTGCTGACGCTCTCTCTCTGTGTCCGCAGACGCCGGGGGAGGCCGGCCGCCCGTCCTGCCGCCCGGAGGCCGCTCCACCGCCGCCAAGCCCTTCTCCCCGCCGAGCGGCCCGCCGCGCTTCCCGGGGCCGCCCTCGGGGCCGCGCGGCGCCGCCCCGGACCCGCAGAGGAGCCGCGTGCCGCCGCCGAGGCCCGACGCCGGCTCGAAGCCCgaggcggcgccgccgccggtGCCCAGCACGCCCCGGCCCATCGCCTCCGGCCTGCACAACCGGGGGTCGCCGCCGGTGCCGGCGCTGAGCCGGCAGCCCAGCTTGGGGCCCTCGCCCCCGCCCTtcccgggcagccggggcgcggggccggccgcGCCCCTCCGGCAGCcgggccccggcgcggcgctcTCCTTCTCGGGccggccgccgctgccgcccaCCCCGGGCCGGCCGGCGGAGGACaagccgccgcccccgccgccgcccccggccggGCACCGGCCGCCCTCCGTGCGGGAGGCGTCGCTGCCGCCGCCGCAGAACAGCAAACCGCCCGTGCCCGCCGCACCCCGGCCCGCCCTCGGCGCCCCGGcgcccccgctgccccccggcaggccggggccgcccccggtcccgcccgcccccgccggcgGGGACGAGATGCCGCGGCTGCCGCAGAGGAACATCTCGCTGGGATCGTCCCCGGCGCCCGGCGGGGGCCGCTCCGGAccgctgcccccgccgcccgGCGAGAGGCCGCCGCCGCCCGTCAGAGACCCGCCCGGCCGCTCAGGTAGGGAGCGGGGACAGGTGGAACGGGAGAGGGCGCCAAGGCCGGGACAGGTGGTGGAACGGGGAGAGGGCGCCAAGGCCGGGACAGGTGGAACGGGGAGAGGGCGCCAAGGCCGGGACAGGTGGAACGGGGAGAGGGCGCCAAGGCCGGGACAGGTGGAACGGGAGAGGGCGCCAAGGCCGGGACAGGTGGAACGGGGAGAGGGCTCTTTGGCCATGCCCGTGCCAGCTGCACGTGTACAACAAACACATCCCAAGATGACATCCCTGTTAGGCACTAGGGATTCTACAGCTGGAAGCAAGGGTTTATTGGTATCACGGTGGCTTAAGGAAAGTCAAAGTACATCACCAGTGTGCTCACGTGTACTTCTACAGGCCTTGATAACTTTCATTATAGTCACTGTAATTGAAAAGGGTTGCAAACGCGTTTCCCCATTATGTTCTTTGATGCAATGAGGCTTCTGGTAAAGTGACAGCATCTGCCTTCCTGAGTCATCAGCGTGAGTTAATGGTTGTGTTCTTGCAAGTGGAGGTTTGTGGAACCTGACCTGCTACGTGTTCGGAGACACACACAGTCAAACACAAATACCTTTAATAAAAGACCTAGCCAATAGTTGTAAAATGCAATAGCACTTGTTACAGCATGACTAAGTGTTGTTACTTACCATATGTAGATATCAAATTAGACGAAAAGTAGATTTGTCTCCCTTGAGCAATTTCATAATGCACTTTGTACTCTGTAACAACTATTGTTCATAACTTTTAAGAATTGCATACCATTACTCAGCTCTCTGATACCTGATAGTTGTCCCTGTGGAGATGAGAGAATTTAGGCACAATTGAGCCCTGTAACATCAGGTGGAGAAAAGCAttgcagagaagatgctgctaGGAAACTCCAGAGTTGTCTTTCGTTTCATTCTTTGGAATAAACTCAGAAATCATCTCTAGCCTGCCCAGTCCTAGATAATAGAAATGAGTGTCATGGGAGCTCCCACAGAGCTaagctgctttcctgctccttGAACCAGCCGGGATCTCCCAACAGCTCCAGCaactgtgcagctgcagagaatAGTGGCCCTGAAACTGTGCGTTGTGGAGCTGGTTCCCAGCCCAGAGGATGGCACAATGCTAGTGCAGCCTGCAATAAATAAAGCAGAGAAATCCCATTACAATTGATGGGGGATGGATCAAAGTTGCAGAGAGTGTCTGCAATTATTCAGTCACTTCCAAGAGTTTGTTCTGATGGCCTTGGCTTCCACTAGTGCTTTCCTAGTTGACCCTTTTCTGAGGCAGATGGTTTTAGTAAACCTGCACTAACTTTCTTCTGGCTCAAGTCTGGCTCAGTAAGTAGAAGGAAGTTGCAGTAATACCTTCTAAACATAAATACACCTATTCTGCAGCAGTTCAGTATAGACAACGGAGTTTAGCTACGTTTAGAGAGAGCAAGCAGAACTATTCTGAAAGTTGCTGAATGCTTCTCATTCTTTGAAACCATTCCCTGAAGGCATACTTTAGTAATTTGTAAAATAAGAAGCAGAGCAAAAATACACGAAGAACACCatgtttcttaaaatgtttCAGTGCTTGTTGCTGGAGACACAATATCTACTGCTCTCTTTTTCAAAATGTGTGTCTGTAGATAGATTTCATCAAGACAGGGAAGCATTTATTGAAAATTAACATAATTGTCAGTTGCCCAACTACACCAAGCAGAGGTAGTGAGATTTGAACATGCATAACTCTCCACACCCTCTACTTCACCTTCTTGTGTCCTAACCAtgggcactgctgtccctgacAGAAGaagcttttctctctttataTACTTTTCTTGTAGAagctcccttcccctgccctcagggcagccctggctctgtaTTACGTAGGCTGTGCCGTCATATTTGACCTGTCATGTCCGTGCCAGTTCCAGATACACAAACACTGGAAATGCCAGTCTGTGTGAGGTCTGTTTACAGGGAGATGGATATGCTCCAACTACTGAAAAACCTGCCACGCAGCTCATTTGTTTATAAAGGAATGAGCTGATGAGCTGCTGCTTAACGCAGCCactcctgggcagagctgccctgtgccaccacagACCCTGGCTGTGACACCCAGAGGGGACCACCCCTATGGACAA
Protein-coding sequences here:
- the WIPF1 gene encoding WAS/WASL-interacting protein family member 1 isoform X1, with protein sequence MPVPPPPAPPPPPTLALANTEKPTLSRSEQAGRNALLSDITKGKKLKKTVTNDRSAPILDKPKGSGGGGSGGFGGGGSGSGGGFGGGSGGGYGGGGPPSLGGLFQAGMPKLRCTGNRDADAGGGRPPVLPPGGRSTAAKPFSPPSGPPRFPGPPSGPRGAAPDPQRSRVPPPRPDAGSKPEAAPPPVPSTPRPIASGLHNRGSPPVPALSRQPSLGPSPPPFPGSRGAGPAAPLRQPGPGAALSFSGRPPLPPTPGRPAEDKPPPPPPPPAGHRPPSVREASLPPPQNSKPPVPAAPRPALGAPAPPLPPGRPGPPPVPPAPAGGDEMPRLPQRNISLGSSPAPGGGRSGPLPPPPGERPPPPVRDPPGRSGPLPPPPPISRNGSTSRALPSTPQLPSRAGLDGQRGGPRPPLPPDRPGSAAPPPPPPAAVRNGFQDAGDDEWESRFSFHPISDLPPPEPYVPMNRSYPSKLARNDSRGGSVRKERGVPPLPPIPR
- the WIPF1 gene encoding WAS/WASL-interacting protein family member 1 isoform X2; its protein translation is MPVPPPPAPPPPPTLALANTEKPTLSRSEQAGRNALLSDITKGKKLKKTVTNDRSAPILDKPKGSGGGGSGGFGGGGSGSGGGFGGGSGGGYGGGGPPSLGGLFQAGMPKLRCTGNRDADAGGGRPPVLPPGGRSTAAKPFSPPSGPPRFPGPPSGPRGAAPDPQRSRVPPPRPDAGSKPEAAPPPVPSTPRPIASGLHNRGSPPVPALSRQPSLGPSPPPFPGSRGAGPAAPLRQPGPGAALSFSGRPPLPPTPGRPAEDKPPPPPPPPAGHRPPSVREASLPPPQNSKPPVPAAPRPALGAPAPPLPPGRPGPPPVPPAPAGGDEMPRLPQRNISLGSSPAPGGGRSGPLPPPPGERPPPPVRDPPGRSGPLPPPPPISRNGSTSRALPSTPQLPSRAGLDGQRGGPRPPLPPDRPGSAAPPPPPPAAVRNGFQDADEWESRFSFHPISDLPPPEPYVPMNRSYPSKLARNDSRGGSVRKERGVPPLPPIPR